A region of Syntrophorhabdaceae bacterium DNA encodes the following proteins:
- a CDS encoding universal stress protein translates to MKGRDILVAFDGSESAFKAVEYVGSQFSGLSDVKITLLYVIPGVPAQFWDDGHMLSAAEKENRQRVIDVWLSNQETVLAPPFEKARRMLTDKGMGTDQIENKVRSNMASVAEGILEEAKEGEYKTLVLGRRKAVPILTGSLARTILHKGAGLTICIVE, encoded by the coding sequence ATGAAAGGAAGAGATATTTTGGTTGCCTTCGACGGTTCCGAGAGTGCGTTTAAAGCTGTGGAGTATGTGGGGTCCCAGTTCTCGGGGTTAAGCGATGTCAAGATTACCCTGCTCTACGTCATACCCGGAGTGCCGGCCCAATTCTGGGATGACGGCCATATGCTGTCCGCCGCCGAAAAGGAAAACCGGCAGCGGGTTATCGACGTATGGCTCTCGAACCAGGAGACCGTACTGGCCCCACCTTTCGAGAAAGCCCGCCGGATGCTGACCGATAAAGGCATGGGCACGGACCAGATCGAGAACAAAGTGAGGAGCAATATGGCCAGCGTGGCCGAAGGCATTCTCGAAGAGGCCAAGGAGGGCGAATATAAGACGCTCGTGCTGGGCAGACGAAAGGCGGTCCCCATCCTTACGGGCAGCCTGGCAAGGACGATCCTTCACAAAGGAGCCGGGCTCACGATATGCATTGTAGAGTAG
- a CDS encoding potassium channel family protein — protein sequence MKETGIRALAIIVGAFIVITVLWDGFETIIFPRRVTRKMRLTRLFYHYTWLIWAQLVNLLSSRKRSETLLSFYGPLSLIFLLIIWAWALVFGFGLLQWAAGPPRLPAETGMSFWAYFYFSGTNFFTLGLGDITPHTTAARIMTMIEAGLGLGFLALIVGYLPALNQSFARREETISLLDARAGSPPTAMEMLRRHSRDNGLQELGQFLGLWESWSSELLESHLSYPVLAYFRSQHDNESWLAALTAILDTTSLIMAYFTGSCRNQAELTFAMARHAVVDLSIVFDTPPCEPDEDRLPAADLDRLTDALSRLRFGPSVEAASREKLVELRHMYEPYLNALSDHLCLDIPPWIPAPDQADNWQTSAWGPIAPDALNPTRRAARRTRRHF from the coding sequence TTGAAGGAGACCGGCATCAGGGCTCTAGCCATAATCGTAGGCGCGTTTATCGTAATTACTGTCCTGTGGGATGGGTTCGAGACGATCATCTTCCCGAGACGGGTCACGCGGAAGATGCGTCTCACCCGGCTCTTCTATCACTACACGTGGCTCATCTGGGCCCAACTTGTAAACCTTTTGTCCTCAAGGAAACGCAGCGAAACCCTGCTCAGTTTTTACGGCCCCCTGTCGCTCATCTTTCTTCTCATCATTTGGGCGTGGGCGCTGGTCTTCGGTTTCGGCCTGCTCCAGTGGGCCGCTGGCCCTCCGCGTCTGCCGGCGGAAACCGGCATGAGTTTCTGGGCCTATTTTTACTTCAGCGGCACCAATTTCTTTACCCTTGGCTTAGGCGACATCACGCCCCACACCACTGCGGCGAGAATCATGACTATGATAGAAGCGGGCCTTGGCCTCGGTTTTCTCGCCCTTATCGTGGGTTACCTGCCCGCGCTCAACCAATCCTTTGCCAGGCGTGAAGAGACCATCTCCCTGCTTGATGCGAGGGCCGGGTCGCCACCGACCGCAATGGAGATGCTCCGCAGACACAGCCGTGATAATGGGTTGCAGGAGCTAGGACAGTTTCTCGGCCTCTGGGAAAGCTGGTCATCGGAATTGCTTGAAAGCCATCTTTCCTATCCTGTGCTTGCCTACTTCCGTTCTCAGCATGATAATGAATCGTGGCTTGCAGCTCTCACGGCTATTCTCGATACGACGAGCCTGATCATGGCGTATTTCACCGGGTCATGCAGGAATCAGGCTGAACTCACCTTTGCCATGGCGCGTCACGCAGTGGTTGATCTATCCATAGTCTTTGACACCCCGCCATGCGAACCCGATGAAGACCGTCTTCCCGCCGCCGACCTTGACCGGTTGACAGATGCGCTTAGCCGCTTAAGATTTGGCCCCTCAGTTGAGGCCGCAAGCAGGGAAAAGTTGGTCGAACTCCGACACATGTACGAACCGTACCTCAACGCCCTCTCCGATCATTTATGCCTTGATATACCTCCATGGATTCCTGCGCCGGATCAGGCGGACAACTGGCAGACAAGCGCCTGGGGACCAATAGCCCCTGACGCGCTTAATCCCACCAGGCGCGCGGCCCGACGGACACGTCGCCACTTTTGA